In Schizosaccharomyces osmophilus chromosome 1, complete sequence, the genomic window ATTTAATGTCATATACGAAAAAGTTTCGAATTTGGGTGAGCAACAGTTGTCATTGCTCATACAAGTTTACGAATTACGAAAATTGAATAATGGACTGTATCCTACAACAAAGCTTGACGATTTTTTAATAGATTGCTTTATGGATCTTTATGGAAAAACAATGTCAGCAATTTTGTCTTCGGATCCTGACTTTGTGAAAtctttgaatgaaaagaactCTATACAAGCACAGGAAGGGTCAgcgaaaaataaaagcacGAACATTACTCGGAAGGAAATAATATCAAAAATTATTCATATGTGTCGTCCGTCTAAAGATTCAACTAATCGTGAGCTCGCATCAAGGCCATCACAAGCTTCTTTGTCGAATACTTCGTCTTTTGTGGATAATGGTTCTGATATTGAACAAGAAACAGAAGGAAATTAGATACAGAAGGATGAATTTCTTAGAGCTTCCAGTTAGCTATGTGTTGTATACCTTTTAACAATAGAAACAACTGAAAAATACCAAGAGGTTTATATATAGgcgaaaaggaaaataaataaattaaagaatAATGTTATTTAGTTTCAAAATACAGTGtaattttataaaacgTTATGATATGATTTGTTCCTTTTCGCACTTGAGGACACAGGATTTCAAGGTTTGTTCACTTGATATATTCGCgaatttttattccttCTTGTATTAGTTTTTGTATCGTGAAGTATTCACCCTCAAATTCATTTCCGTATTGACACATTTTAAATTGTTTTGAGTATACGATCCCAGTGTCATaactgaagaaaagcagcCTCCAATCCTTGCACGTTCCAAGGGTTCAAGATCAAtgaaaattcataaaatccCATGGTTAGGACATTTCGGTAAGATATaacaatatgaaaaagactTTATAAAATTGGTTTGATGGACCTTAAATTGCTAACATCTCGAAAGACGATCGCGGGCATAGATTATCCATTTTTTCTGTTCACGTACACCCAGATGGATCAAGGATTGCTACTGGTGGATTAGGTAAGCTCACATAAAACAATTGTTTGAAAGTAAAATCGCTAATGTCTGTAGATGGCACCGTTCGAATATGGTCAACCGAAGCAATTCGTTTAGCGGACGGAAATGAGGAATTAAAAGTTCATAAGCAGCTTTGCTGTATGAGCACTCATACTGGTACTGTAACTTCAGTGCGTTTTAGTCCAAATGGGCAATATCTTGCTTCGGGAAGTGACGATCGCGTAGTAATAATCTGGCACAAGGAAGAGTATGTGataaattttcaaaattgagTTAACAGTGTAGTGCAATTCCTGGTATTGGTCCCACTTTTGGTTCCAATGAAACTCATATCGAAAATTGGCGCAGCTATCGTCGTCTTTTAGGGCATGATAACGGTATGTATGCTTAGTTGAGTGGTTTCACTAATGGATTATTTAGATATCCAAGACATTTGCTGGAGCTACGATAGTCAATTGTTCGTTAGTGTTGGTCTTGACAGCTCCATAATTGTTTGGAACGGAACGACATTTGAACGCctcaaaagaattgaagcACATCAAAGTCATGTAAAGGGAATTACCTTCGATCCAGCCGGGAGGTATTTTGCTACCGAAAGCGATGACCGTACAATAAAAGTTTGGCGTGTTAGCGACTTTGCTCTCGAAAAAACTATATCCGAACCGTTCAATAACTCTCCGCTGTCTACATATTTTAGAAGACCTTCATGGTCTCCAGATGGAAAACATATTGCTGCCTCTAATGCTATGAATGGACCTGTAGGATGTGTTTCGATCATTGAAAGAGGGACTTGGACCAGTGATATTAATTTGATAGGGCATGAAGGGCCTGTTGAGGTAACTTCTTTTAACCCGAAACTGTTTAAGGACAGTAATGACAAGCTCGTTTGCATTTTGGCTTGTGGTGGACAAGATCGTTCTTTAAGTATATGGACTAGCGCGACGTCAAGGCCAATGCTAAATTGCCAGAATGTTTGTCAAAAAAGCATCGGAGATGTCTGCTGGTCTCCTGATGGGTTGAGTCTGTATCTTTGCTCCTACGATGGTACACTTCTCGCCTGTACATTTGAGGAACTCGAACTTGGGCAGATGGTCAGTGATGAGGAGATTGCAAGGACTTTGGCAAAATATGGTCACGGTAGACATGGTATTGTTCTACCTGAATCTTCAAAACAACtatctttggaagaatcagTTGAAGCTGCTAAATCTCTAtccaaaataaataatcaaGAGCCTAATCCGCTACCCTCAGAAATTCCGTCAACtccttttaaagaaagtgAATATGGTAAACCTAATTCACCCTCAATCAATATTGAAGCAGTGCCTAAGGTATCGAATCAATCTCCTAAGAAGGCACCAAGTACTGAGAAAGCTACAGTTGAGACTCCAATAAAGAATACTCAGAAGGTTACGATTACAAAAGATGGAAAGAAACGCGTTGCTCCTCAACTGTTGACAACGTTACAAGCAGTCCCTAGTACATCACGTTTGCCGTCAACTCAATTACAACAAAGCAGTGCTCCTCATTTGCCTCCTCAGCAATTTTCTCAACCAGTGAACTCTATACCTAAAGGTGGTGTACCAATTCTAGTAGTTGGGGCTAAGCAAAAACTAACCGAAGATCCTAATACTGGTGAGCAGATTGGGACGGAAGAAAGTAATGCACCTAACATTAATGCCTTTCAGGACTTTCTTCCGAATGCTATAGAAAGAGTCACCGTCATGCCTACAGGTGAGCTTAAAATTCCTTCCTTGAAAGCCGTTGTGGTCACATCGATAGATAATCTAAATCGGTATACTTTGGAAGTTAAAAATGGAAGCAGTGAAAAAAATCCCACTCGTGTTGTGGTTTTAGAAAATGGTAATACAAGATGGATGGATTATCTGCCACGTCCAGTTCTATTATCTACCGGTAGCATACATTTTTGGGCAGTCGCCTGTGATGATGCGTCGTTGCATGTTTACTCCCTTACAGGATCAAGGCTACTTCCACCGGTTATGATTGATTCGAAACCGGTATTTTTAGAATGCAACAacaatttccttttttgcATCTGTTCCAACGGAATGGCCCACGCTTGGGATATtcttaataaaaaatctttatttaattcttgttctttAGCTCCTATTTTAGATTCCGCTACTCGATTACAGAGTGAAGAGCCTCATATAGTGCCACATATCATTTCAGCTAACATAAGTCGCGAAGGCGTTCCAAGCATTAGCTTATCAACTGGACAAACATTTGTGTACTCTAGCCTCATGCTTTCTTGGCAAAGAGTCAGTGATCCCTGGTGGGCGTTCGGCAGTAAGCACTGGGATTCTAATGGATTAGAGAATAAAGACAGACCCTTACGGTTTTATGAGCAACAAACAAACGACGCACTAATGGAGATGGGAAGAGGAAAATTTCTACACAGAATGGTAGAGGATTTTACGCACGAAGAGGGCTATGAAGactttgaaagaattatgACGATAAATCATTTGGAAAACAGAATCT contains:
- the hip1 gene encoding histone H3.3-H4 chaperone, WD repeat protein, hira family Hip1, whose translation is MKIHKIPWLGHFDDRGHRLSIFSVHVHPDGSRIATGGLDGTVRIWSTEAIRLADGNEELKVHKQLCCMSTHTGTVTSVRFSPNGQYLASGSDDRVVIIWHKEDAIPGIGPTFGSNETHIENWRSYRRLLGHDNDIQDICWSYDSQLFVSVGLDSSIIVWNGTTFERLKRIEAHQSHVKGITFDPAGRYFATESDDRTIKVWRVSDFALEKTISEPFNNSPLSTYFRRPSWSPDGKHIAASNAMNGPVGCVSIIERGTWTSDINLIGHEGPVEVTSFNPKLFKDSNDKLVCILACGGQDRSLSIWTSATSRPMLNCQNVCQKSIGDVCWSPDGLSLYLCSYDGTLLACTFEELELGQMVSDEEIARTLAKYGHGRHGIVLPESSKQLSLEESVEAAKSLSKINNQEPNPLPSEIPSTPFKESEYGKPNSPSINIEAVPKVSNQSPKKAPSTEKATVETPIKNTQKVTITKDGKKRVAPQLLTTLQAVPSTSRLPSTQLQQSSAPHLPPQQFSQPVNSIPKGGVPILVVGAKQKLTEDPNTGEQIGTEESNAPNINAFQDFLPNAIERVTVMPTGELKIPSLKAVVVTSIDNLNRYTLEVKNGSSEKNPTRVVVLENGNTRWMDYLPRPVLLSTGSIHFWAVACDDASLHVYSLTGSRLLPPVMIDSKPVFLECNNNFLFCICSNGMAHAWDILNKKSLFNSCSLAPILDSATRLQSEEPHIVPHIISANISREGVPSISLSTGQTFVYSSLMLSWQRVSDPWWAFGSKHWDSNGLENKDRPLRFYEQQTNDALMEMGRGKFLHRMVEDFTHEEGYEDFERIMTINHLENRISSARLLSLNDEFLETSESYCKLLMQSGCWNKLEEFLDEVYTDTKTTSLLSGKELVARILVALRQLVQTDAEFERVNKTIQKYPTYSLL